Proteins co-encoded in one Aspergillus luchuensis IFO 4308 DNA, chromosome 6, nearly complete sequence genomic window:
- a CDS encoding NAD-dependent malic enzyme (COG:C;~EggNog:ENOG410PGTW;~InterPro:IPR036291,IPR012301,IPR012302,IPR001891, IPR015884,IPR037062;~PFAM:PF00390,PF03949;~go_function: GO:0004470 - malic enzyme activity [Evidence IEA];~go_function: GO:0004471 - malate dehydrogenase (decarboxylating) (NAD+) activity [Evidence IEA];~go_function: GO:0051287 - NAD binding [Evidence IEA];~go_process: GO:0055114 - oxidation-reduction process [Evidence IEA]) has protein sequence MRWVLTQGGSMRLAQGIHKIRLPPVVSSPQLILSSTAISSAASFNLPSSSDIVGVRSKSILAVTQPSTMARFPAQQSRPVHATSLVNHAAPVDANYDTANPAYIRKYLRTYGLTPPRAESYETQKTRCLAQLALKQTPIDKFLYLSTLRKNNVHLFYRLVTDHLRELTPLIYTPVVGEACQRWSEIYQQPEGMYLSWEDRGNLAAVIANWPQPNVEITCITDGSRILGLGDLGINGMGIPIGKLALYTACAGIRPEATLPLTLDLGTSNKAFREDPLYMGSRRDKVTPEEEREFLDELMAALTERWPGIVIQFEDFKNPFPALERYRDNYTCFNDDIQGTGAVILGGVINAVKRSGLPCKDHRAVFFGAGSAGVGVAKQIVDFFVREGMTEDEARACFYLVDTKGLVTADRGDKLADHKVYFARTDNNGLQLKTLEDVVDHVKPTILMGLSTIGGVFTPELLRKMAEWNTAPIVFPLSNPSHKSECDYESAVTNTDGRVLFASGSPFPPMSYTNTAGETRTYYPGQGNNMYVFPGIGLGTILSKSVKVTDSMIYASGEALSKALLPEEIERGLLYPDLTRIREVSVVVARNVIRAAQEAKVDRETALRSMSDENLDAWIKARMYNPHTEVLALEREVGSILASLGPSAFSLEALTEEAEKNSKL, from the exons ATGCGGTGGGTTCTTACTCAGGGGGGTTCAATGCGACTAGCCCAGGGAATACATAAAATCAGACTGCCACCAGTCGTCTCCTCGCCTCAAttgatcctctcctccactgccatcagctctgctgcctccttcaatctcccctcttcttctgataTCGTTGGTGTTCGTTCCAAGAGTATCCTGGCCGTGACTCAGCCTTCCACCATGGCTCGATTTCCCGCTCAGCAAAGCCGTCCCGTCCACGCGACCTCCCTGGTTAACCATGCGGCACCTGT TGATGCCAACTATGACACTGCCAACCCTGCCTACATTCGCAAGTATCTCCGCACCTACGGCTTGACGCCCCCGCGTGCGGAGTCATACGAGACCCAGAAGACTCGCT GCCTCGCTCAATTGGCTCTCAAGCAGACCCCCATCGACAAGTTCCTCTACCTCAGCACTCTCCGTAAGAACAATGTTCACCTGTTCTACCGTCTGGTCACGGACCACTTGAGG GAATTGACTCCCCTCATCTACACTCCCGTCGTTGGAGAAGCCTGCCAGAGATGGTCTGAGATCTACCAGCAGCCCGAAG GTATGTACCTGAGCTGGGAGGATCGCGGCAACCTGGCCGCTGTCATTGCCAACTGGCCCCAGCCCAACGTGGAAATCACATGTATCACCGATGGTTCCCGGATTCTCGGTCTGGGTGACCTTGGCATCAACGGCATGGGTATTCCCATTGGTAAGCTGGCTCTGTACACTGCCTGCGCGGGTATTCGCCCCGAGGCCACCCTGCCCTTGACTCTCGATCTGGGCACCAGCAACAAGGCTTTCCGGGAAGACCCGTTGTACATGGGCAGCCGCCGCGACAAGGTGACTCCCGAGGAGGAGCGTGAATTCTTGGATGAGCTGATGGCTGCTCTGACCGAGCGCTGGCCTGG TATTGTGATCCAATTCGAGGACTTCAAGAACCCCTTCCCTGCTCTGGAGCGTTACCGTGACAACTACACCTGCTTCAACGATGACATCCAGGGTACTGGTGCTGTCATCCTCGGTGGTGTCATCAACGCTGTCAAGCGCTCTGGCCTTCCTTGCAAGGACCATCgcgccgtcttcttcggtgctGGTAGCGCCGGTGTCGGTGTTGCTAAGCAGATTGTTGACTTCTTCGTCCGCGAGGGCATgaccgaggatgaggccCGCGCGTGCTTCTACCTGGTCGACACCAAGGGTCTTGTCACTGCTGATCGTGGTGACAAGCTCGCTGATCACAAGGTCTACTTTGCCCGTACGGACAACAACGGCCTGCAGCTGAAGAccctggaagatgttgttgacCATGTGAAGCCCACCATTCTGATGGGTCTTTCTACCATCGGTGGTGTCTTCACCCCCGAGCTCCTGCGCAAGATGGCTGAGTGGAACACTGCCCCCATTGTCTTCCCTCTGTCCAACCCCTCTCACAAGTCCGAATGTGACTACGAGAGCGCCGTCACCAACACCGATGGCCGCGTGCTGTTTGCCTCTGgttctcccttcccccccatgTCCTACACCAACACTGCTGGCGAGACCCGCACCTACTACCCCGGCCAGGGCAACAACATGTATGTCTTCCCTGGTATTGGTTTGGGTACCATCCTCTCCAAGTCGGTCAAGGTCACCGACAGCATGATCTACGCCTCGGGTGAGGCCCTCTCCAAGGCTCTCCTTCCCGAGGAGATTGAGCGTGGCCTTCTCTACCCCGACTTGACCCGCATCCGTGAGGTCTCTGTCGTTGTGGCCCGCAACGTCATCCGGGCGGCACAGGAGGCCAAGGTCGACCGCGAAACCGCCCTGCGCAGCATGAGCGACGAGAACCTGGATGCCTGGATCAAGGCCCGCATGTACAACCCTCACACCGAGGTCTTGGCCTTGGAGCGGGAGGTTGGCTCTATCCTGGCTAGCCTGGGACCCAGCGCCTTCTCCCTGGAGGCTCTGACtgaggaggccgagaagaacTCTAAGCTGTGA
- a CDS encoding uncharacterized protein (COG:C;~EggNog:ENOG410PN40;~InterPro:IPR001155,IPR013785;~PFAM:PF00724;~go_function: GO:0003824 - catalytic activity [Evidence IEA];~go_function: GO:0010181 - FMN binding [Evidence IEA];~go_function: GO:0016491 - oxidoreductase activity [Evidence IEA];~go_process: GO:0055114 - oxidation-reduction process [Evidence IEA]), translating into MASLHDPVKLPCGLVFPNRLAKAAMAEALAGSGNEPTPTLLKAYDQWGQGGWGALLTGNVQVDVDHLGNPWDPALHAEYTGKEGNEALVARWSQYAKTCQQRGTPCIVQACHPGRQTPRGAGRRGVLAPSIAPSAIPLDMGDGLVQRLLTWLVFSPPREMTQVDIDRVTRQFVDTARLMADSGFSGIELHGAHGYLIDQFLNAKSNKRTDEYGGTAEKRAKFVVDMIHAIREVVPPTFAIGIKLNSADHSSSTFEDTMTQIGLLIEAGIDFLEVSGGSYENPTMMGPEKRPSTVAREAFFIEFAAETRKRFPDLVLMLTGGFRTRAGAMSALQQNACDVVGIGRPAAIEPRLPLILMDESVSDEEAQLVLNRVPMPFLARLLPLKGIGAGLESSFYAKQIKRIAMGLKTFLP; encoded by the exons ATGGCGTCCTTGCATGATCCCGTTAAGCTTCCCTGCGGGCTGGTCTTTCCGAACCGCCTAGCCAAG GCTGCGATGGCCGAGGCACTGGCCGGCTCAGGCAATGAGCCAACTCCAACGTTGCTGAAGGCATACGACCAATGGGGTCAAGGAGGTTGGGGGGCTCTCCTTACAG GAAATGTCCAGGTGGATGTGGACCATCTCGGAAACCCTTGGGATCCTGCCTTGCATGCCGAGTAcacaggaaaagaaggtaACGAGGCTCTAGTTGCACGCTGGAGCCAGTACGCCAAGACGTGCCAGCAGCGTGGCACTCCGTGTATCGTACAGGCCTGCCATCCTGGCCGACAAACGCCCCGGGGTGCAGGCCGCAGAGGTGTCTTGGCTCCGTCAATTGCACCTAGTGCAATTCCTCTTGACATGGGTGATGGCTTGGTGCAGCGCCTGCTCACCTGGCTCGTTTTTTCGCCACCCCGAGAAATGACTCAGGTTGATATCGACCGAGTCACTCGTCAATTTGTGGACACGGCCCGTCTGATGGCCGACAGCGGATTCTCCGGAATCGAGCTGCATGGCGCGCACGGTTACTTGATTG ACCAATTCTTGAACGCCAAG TCCAACAAACGCACCGATGAATATGGCGGGACGGCAGAGAAGAGAGCCAAGTTTGTGGTCGACATGATCCACGCGATCCGCGAGGTGGTGCCGCCGACTTTTGCTATCGGCATCAAGCTCAACTCTGCTGACCACAGCTCTTCGACGTTTGAAGACACGATGACACAGATCGGACTTCTCATTGAAGCAGGCATTGACTTTTTGGAAgtcagcggcggcagctaCGAGAACCCCACG ATGATGGGACCCGAGAAACGCCCGAGCACTGTTGCTCGGGAGGCATTCTTCATTGAATTTGCCGCCGAAACTCGCAAGCGCTTCCCGGATCTTGTGCTTATGCTGACTGGCGGTTTCCGGACCCGTGCTGGCGCCATGTCTGCTTTGCAGCAGAATGCGTGCGACGTGGTGGGAATCGGACGCCCGGCTGCGATTGAGCCGAGACTGCCCTTGATTCTGATGGACGAAAGCGTTTCAGACGAGGAAGCGCAGTTGGTGCTGAACCGGGTTCCGATGCCGTTCCTTGCACGGTTGCTTCCACTGAAGGGAATCGGAGCTGGATTGGAGAGTTCCTTCTATGCGAAGCAGATTAAGCGGATTGCGATGGGATTGAAGACATTTCTCCCGTAG
- the IMP3 gene encoding snoRNA-binding rRNA-processing protein IMP3 (COG:A;~EggNog:ENOG410PMW5;~InterPro:IPR022801,IPR001912;~PFAM:PF00163;~TransMembrane:1 (i129-147o);~go_function: GO:0019843 - rRNA binding [Evidence IEA]): protein MPRALKHHEKKLLRKVDFHTYKSDNNHRESQIRTRYHLQDPLDYRKYNQLCGSLRQLAHKLSELDPESDPVRKKLESEVLDKLFRMGILKQSREQGAGLSRVEREVTVSAFCRRRLAVWMARSGMVENVKTVCLSLSFIYILVYFLWEER, encoded by the coding sequence ATGCCCCGCGCCCTCAAACACCACGAGAAAAAACTCCTCCGCAAAGTCGACTTCCACACCTACAAATCCGACAACAACCACCGAGAATCGCAAATCCGCACGCGCTACCACCTGCAAGACCCCCTCGACTACCGCAAGTACAACCAGCTATGCGGCTCCCTACGCCAACTGGCGCACAAGCTCTCCGAACTGGACCCCGAGAGTGATCCCGTACGCAAGAAGCTCGAGTCCGAGGTGCTGGATAAGTTGTTCCGCATGGGGATTTTGAAGCAGAGTCGCGAACAAGGAGCGGGGCTTTCGAGGGTCGAGAGGGAGGTTACGGTTAGTGCGTTTTGTCGGAGGAGGTTGGCGGTTTGGATGGCGAGGagtgggatggtggagaatGTTAAAACGGtatgtctctctctttcattcatttatATTCTTGTCTATTTCCTTTGGGAAGAGAGGTGA
- a CDS encoding uncharacterized protein (COG:S;~EggNog:ENOG410PXYE) — translation MAATFTCQRPDLPGGSSNHRPLSPTISSPPLSPAPEHTSTPTSYLMTKVPSLSIVSPGVNDPDSKEVYATTLEVTDITVGAGSPPIVSIPVADEQLSDGMETTTTTTPSSSTKTNSRRTSKRKRTTSPPSPTTATTKSPEQLHSSRRSSPHSQHSSLHSHRRSATTASITPISDRTARREDLIALHRESCRLFQDDGLSTSKPSPRASASASISASRPPSSSTSRTPPRPLRSASNASSPPTMRTPLSISTYQDQSNQNDSPRGPIRAATFSAYEPACTSPVQPTVTVIDWTSPSTRRREYEKIDRASSGVRGFWRRVAPRWCQFGDHRTPFFEEGKDGKGNYEGSVRRFRMDLPEECESKRGGRSLPKGFKLSRKTVIHRMGGRVKTA, via the coding sequence ATGGCGGCCACGTTCACATGCCAGCGCCCCGATCTTCCTGGTGGCTCTTCCAACCATCgtcctctttctcctacGATCTCTTCCCCACCGCTCAGCCCAGCGCCAGAGCATACATCTACACCTACATCCTATTTGATGACAAAAGtcccttctctctccatcgTCTCACCCGGTGTGAACGACCCTGATTCAAAAGAAGTATACGCCACTACCCTCGAAGTCACCGATATCACCGTGGGGGCAGGCAGTCCGCCCATCGTATCTATCCCAGTAGCCGATGAGCAACTCTCGGACGGTATggagaccaccaccacgactaccccatcatcttccacgaAAACAAATAGTCGACGAACCTCCAAACGCAAAAGAACAAcctcacctccatcaccaacaacagcaacaaccaaaTCTCCCGAGCAGCTTCACTCCTCGCGACGCTCCAGCCCTCACAGCCAACACAGCTCTCTCCACTCACACCGTCGCTCCGCAACCACAGCTTCTATAACACCGATCTCCGACCGAACAGCCCGGCGTGAAGACCTGATAGCTCTGCATCGTGAATCATGCCGTCTATTCCAAGACGACGGCCTCTCTACATCCAAACCTAGCCCAcgagcatcagcatcagcatcaatATCAGCATCTCGACCCCCATCTTCCAGCACATCACGTACTCCTCCACGCCCTTTGCGCTCTGCATCCAACGCCAGCTCCCCACCTACCATGCGAACACCACTCTCCATCTCGACTTACCAAGACCAAAGCAACCAAAACGACTCCCCACGGGGTCCAATCCGCGCAGCTACATTCAGTGCCTACGAGCCAGCATGCACGTCTCCCGTGCAACCCACCGTCACCGTGATCGACTGGACATCGCCCTCCACACGGAGGCGCGAATACGAAAAGATCGACCGCGCCAGTAGTGGAGTCCGTGGATTCTGGCGCCGAGTAGCGCCGCGATGGTGTCAATTCGGAGACCACCGCACGCCGTTCTTCGAAGAGGGCAAGGATGGAAAGGGGAACTATGAGGGGAGTGTACGGCGGTTCCGTATGGATTTGCCAGAAGAGTGCGAGAGTAagcggggagggaggagccTTCCGAAGGGTTTCAAGTTAAGCCGGAAGACGGTGATTCATCGAATGGGAGGGAGAGTGAAGACTGCTTAA